One genomic region from Candidatus Paceibacterota bacterium encodes:
- the secD gene encoding protein translocase subunit SecD: MKFRILSIVILLLGAGLGYFVHSNWYPFSLGLDLAGGTELIYTADVSQVKEGEADEAMETLRDVIERRVNLFGVSEPVVQVERGGAFGGGSFRLRVELPGITDVEEAVKRIGETPSLEFKTVRLDLAASSTASTTPEEILASTGLTGRYLERAELIFDQTLGAPQISIQFNSEGAELFEKITTEHVGEPVAILLDGEVISSPVVNEPISGGKAVISGQFAIEEARTLVRNLNYGALPLPIALAGTQSIGASLGSDAVNAGMIAGLFGFAALSLFIILWYRLPGIIAVLALVLYVLISLAAFKFIPVTLTAAGIAGFILSIGMAVDANVLIFERTKEELRKGKPLHDAITEGFHRAWLSIRDSNISSLITALVLFWLGTSAVKGFALTLGLGVLVSMFTAITVSRTFLLAVAPSSLGNATRFLFGSGATNSGPQSNNNNSK; the protein is encoded by the coding sequence ATGAAATTTAGGATATTATCGATTGTAATACTGCTTTTGGGCGCTGGATTAGGTTATTTTGTACACAGTAATTGGTACCCATTTTCACTCGGTCTTGACCTTGCTGGAGGTACCGAACTTATCTATACCGCAGACGTTTCTCAAGTTAAGGAAGGGGAAGCTGACGAGGCAATGGAGACACTTCGTGATGTTATCGAGCGTCGCGTAAACCTATTTGGTGTTTCAGAACCCGTTGTGCAGGTTGAACGTGGTGGAGCGTTTGGTGGTGGATCTTTTAGACTCCGCGTTGAACTTCCAGGTATTACTGATGTTGAAGAAGCAGTTAAAAGAATTGGAGAGACTCCATCTCTTGAATTTAAAACAGTTCGCCTAGACCTTGCAGCGTCTTCAACTGCGTCAACTACTCCTGAAGAAATACTGGCCTCAACTGGTCTTACTGGCAGATATCTAGAACGAGCTGAACTCATATTTGACCAGACACTTGGTGCTCCGCAAATCAGCATTCAATTCAATAGCGAAGGAGCAGAACTTTTTGAAAAAATTACAACTGAGCATGTCGGTGAACCGGTCGCGATTCTTCTTGATGGAGAGGTGATCTCGTCCCCTGTAGTGAACGAACCAATTAGTGGTGGAAAAGCAGTGATTAGTGGACAGTTTGCGATTGAAGAGGCACGAACACTTGTTCGTAATCTAAATTACGGAGCACTCCCACTACCAATTGCACTTGCTGGAACACAGTCCATTGGAGCGTCTTTGGGAAGTGATGCTGTTAATGCTGGTATGATTGCTGGACTCTTTGGGTTTGCCGCACTTTCTCTCTTTATTATTCTTTGGTACAGGTTACCTGGAATAATTGCTGTACTTGCATTGGTCCTATATGTTTTGATTAGCCTTGCTGCGTTTAAGTTTATTCCTGTCACGCTTACAGCTGCAGGTATTGCTGGATTTATTCTTTCAATTGGAATGGCAGTGGATGCCAACGTGCTTATTTTCGAAAGAACAAAAGAAGAACTTCGAAAAGGAAAACCACTCCACGATGCTATTACCGAAGGATTTCATCGCGCGTGGCTTTCAATTAGAGACTCAAACATTTCAAGTTTGATCACTGCTCTCGTACTCTTCTGGCTCGGAACATCAGCAGTAAAGGGATTTGCCCTTACACTCGGACTTGGAGTGTTGGTAAGTATGTTTACAGCAATTACTGTATCTCGAACATTCTTGCTCGCTGTTGCACCAAGCTCACTTGGAAACGC
- a CDS encoding sugar transferase, with translation MTQIRTYARPILIIGDIFLWYTSLYASLAIRSQEFPGKEVLLPHLAVFTPILFIWMVVFLAIGLYEKHSAVLKNRLPSTIFQAQIINIAIAAMLLYSFPTLEIAPKTVLFIYLLVSSVLIIAWRIYAPRLFIGSTEPAVIIGSGSEIEEVCRELKKEQGYPMYIVRRIDTEANLEMVLKETGARIVIANLDSAAPLSMSRTIYRSVTSEQAVFIEFTTVYEEIFKRLPVTTFDERWFVQHIALSSMPTFDFVKRVIDLVTAVPIFLISLLIYPFVIAAIKFESAGSAFFKHTRVGKNGKLITIIKFRSMTEHASADGLHKNPQMTKVGAFIRKTRIDELPQLLTVIAGDVSLIGPRPELPKLVSIYEQEIPYYSSRHSVKPGLSGWAQINQKDPPKLAAQVESTAIKLSYDLYYIKNRSLWLDILIALRTIKELALRRGI, from the coding sequence ATGACACAGATACGGACGTACGCAAGACCAATCCTCATTATCGGGGATATATTCCTTTGGTACACCTCACTGTATGCTTCCTTGGCGATCCGATCCCAGGAGTTTCCAGGAAAGGAGGTTTTGCTTCCGCACCTTGCAGTATTTACCCCTATTCTCTTTATTTGGATGGTAGTGTTTTTGGCAATTGGGTTATATGAAAAGCACAGTGCGGTACTTAAAAACCGCTTGCCTTCAACAATATTTCAAGCGCAGATTATCAATATTGCAATTGCAGCGATGCTTTTGTATAGCTTCCCAACACTTGAGATTGCACCAAAAACCGTCCTCTTTATTTATCTTCTTGTCTCCTCGGTCTTGATCATTGCATGGCGAATTTATGCACCCCGCTTGTTTATTGGCTCAACAGAGCCAGCGGTCATTATTGGATCTGGGTCAGAAATTGAAGAGGTGTGTCGTGAACTCAAGAAAGAGCAAGGATACCCAATGTATATTGTTCGAAGGATCGATACTGAAGCCAACCTTGAGATGGTACTTAAAGAGACTGGGGCGCGTATTGTGATTGCAAACCTAGACTCAGCCGCGCCACTTTCAATGAGTCGTACGATTTATCGCTCGGTAACTTCAGAGCAGGCGGTATTCATTGAATTTACCACGGTCTATGAAGAGATCTTTAAGCGTCTCCCCGTCACCACCTTCGATGAGCGTTGGTTTGTACAGCATATTGCGTTAAGCAGCATGCCCACATTTGATTTCGTGAAGCGTGTCATTGATCTCGTAACCGCTGTACCGATATTTTTAATCTCCTTGCTCATCTACCCATTTGTTATCGCTGCGATCAAGTTTGAAAGTGCGGGGAGTGCGTTTTTTAAACACACTCGAGTTGGAAAAAATGGCAAACTCATTACAATCATTAAGTTTCGATCGATGACAGAACACGCAAGTGCTGATGGGTTGCATAAAAATCCTCAAATGACCAAGGTTGGAGCGTTCATCCGAAAGACTCGTATCGATGAGTTGCCACAGTTATTGACTGTTATTGCTGGCGATGTCTCGTTAATTGGCCCACGACCTGAATTGCCAAAACTAGTTTCTATCTATGAACAAGAAATTCCATACTATTCAAGTAGACATTCGGTAAAACCAGGGCTTTCAGGGTGGGCACAGATCAATCAAAAAGATCCACCAAAGCTTGCAGCTCAAGTTGAATCGACCGCAATTAAGCTCTCGTACGACTTGTATTACATTAAAAACCGCTCTCTATGGCTCGATATATTGATTGCACTTCGTACAATAAAGGAGCTAGCGCTACGACGGGGTATTTGA
- the rodA gene encoding rod shape-determining protein RodA, which translates to MNTLRSLAATIISRVDWWLILSAVTIALLGLVTMYSFNEGENYFYKQLLSLGISVAVFFVLALGDFRFLKHTRVVMIVYIGIIALLAGLFLFGTIAKGSQSWFRIGGFSLQPADFAKIALVVLLAKYFSRRHIEIKRIRHILVSGFYAFSLFFMIALQPDFGSAMIIFFIWLGMVLVSGISYKHLLSIVLIGTVTFAGLWLFAFKDYQKSRIATFINPLADIRGAGYNAYQSMIAVGSGQVVGKGVGYGTQSRLQYLPEHQTDFIFASFAEEWGLLGTLMLYILFGIVFWRLMLAAYRGASNFETLFALGTLIFFSVHMGINVGMNMGMLPVTGVPLPFMSYGGSHLLAEFIMIGLVSSMRAYERPVRQDMLRDQPELLISIR; encoded by the coding sequence ATGAATACTTTACGCTCTCTTGCTGCGACTATTATCAGTCGTGTAGATTGGTGGCTAATCTTATCTGCAGTTACTATTGCACTCCTGGGACTGGTTACCATGTACTCTTTTAATGAAGGAGAAAATTACTTCTATAAGCAGCTTCTGTCACTTGGTATTTCAGTGGCAGTATTTTTTGTACTTGCGCTAGGGGATTTTAGATTTTTAAAGCATACCCGAGTTGTGATGATTGTATACATTGGAATCATCGCGCTTTTGGCGGGGTTATTTCTTTTCGGTACGATCGCTAAAGGATCACAGAGTTGGTTTAGAATTGGAGGTTTCTCGCTCCAGCCAGCTGACTTTGCAAAGATTGCCCTTGTAGTATTACTCGCAAAGTATTTCAGTCGACGACATATTGAAATCAAACGTATAAGACATATTCTGGTGTCCGGTTTTTATGCATTCTCGCTCTTTTTTATGATTGCGCTTCAGCCTGATTTCGGTTCAGCAATGATTATCTTTTTCATTTGGTTGGGTATGGTACTTGTCTCGGGCATCTCGTATAAACACTTACTCTCTATCGTCTTAATTGGAACGGTAACGTTTGCGGGTTTATGGCTCTTCGCATTTAAGGACTATCAAAAAAGTCGTATTGCAACCTTTATTAATCCACTCGCTGATATTCGTGGAGCGGGGTATAACGCATATCAATCAATGATTGCGGTGGGTTCCGGGCAGGTGGTTGGGAAGGGTGTGGGGTATGGAACACAGTCTCGACTCCAATATTTACCGGAGCACCAAACAGACTTTATTTTTGCCTCGTTTGCAGAGGAGTGGGGACTACTCGGTACTCTGATGCTGTACATCTTATTCGGTATTGTCTTTTGGCGACTGATGCTTGCAGCGTATAGGGGAGCAAGTAACTTCGAGACCTTGTTTGCGTTGGGAACACTTATTTTCTTCAGTGTGCATATGGGAATTAATGTCGGCATGAACATGGGAATGCTCCCAGTAACGGGAGTACCGCTACCGTTTATGAGTTATGGTGGAAGTCACTTGCTCGCAGAATTTATTATGATTGGCCTTGTGTCGAGTATGCGTGCCTACGAACGACCGGTTAGACAAGATATGTTACGAGACCAGCCAGAGTTGTTAATTAGTATTAGGTAA
- a CDS encoding VWA domain-containing protein, which produces MATWAERRKITYLTVFIVLFAFVSTYIYIRYFKTPPTCFDGWANGDELGVDCGGSCQLLCPADNIPPIVEWSRSFELAPGRYSLFALVENPNINAIARAATYTFSVFDAENNIIAQKQGTTVIPAGVKFGILEPGIEIEGIPARVQFAFNSISFEKNTDTRQSQLRVSGIRMAEETPSAKVEGFVENVSVNDIRNVEVAAIVYGEDGNAVGVSKTLVDLIPAGGSKRVVFTWNSSFESIARACEIPTDTMLLIDRSGSMDDEKINPPEPISTVLDAARQYVQKIGEQGKIGIASFAGTATIDQPITSIRSEALQALDMVRIGTDGIQHTNIASALDAARAEFSSQNILGNDSDKIAILLTDGVTTRPLNPKNATDMAYAKQAAEIAAAELKVTGAHVFSIGLGREVDISLLKIIASDEASYYAAPTAQSVAGIYDRIASRICVQSPVIQLIPRILP; this is translated from the coding sequence ATGGCAACTTGGGCAGAGCGTAGAAAGATTACGTACCTTACAGTTTTTATCGTTCTCTTTGCATTCGTTTCAACATATATATATATTCGATATTTTAAAACTCCCCCAACGTGTTTTGATGGATGGGCAAATGGTGATGAACTTGGAGTAGATTGCGGCGGATCATGTCAGCTCCTTTGTCCCGCAGACAATATTCCGCCGATTGTAGAATGGTCACGATCATTTGAACTTGCGCCAGGTAGATATAGTCTTTTTGCGCTTGTTGAGAATCCTAATATTAATGCAATCGCACGTGCAGCAACGTACACATTTTCTGTATTTGATGCAGAAAATAATATAATTGCACAGAAACAAGGAACAACCGTTATTCCTGCAGGAGTTAAATTTGGAATATTAGAGCCGGGAATTGAAATTGAAGGAATCCCCGCCCGAGTACAGTTTGCATTTAATTCAATTTCGTTTGAAAAAAATACAGACACCAGACAATCACAACTTCGGGTCTCAGGTATCCGAATGGCTGAAGAAACACCGAGCGCAAAAGTTGAGGGGTTCGTTGAAAATGTTTCAGTAAACGACATTCGAAACGTAGAGGTGGCAGCGATTGTATATGGTGAAGATGGAAATGCAGTCGGTGTATCGAAAACACTTGTTGATCTTATACCTGCTGGAGGCTCAAAACGGGTAGTGTTTACATGGAACAGCAGCTTTGAGTCAATTGCCCGTGCCTGTGAAATTCCAACCGACACCATGCTTCTCATTGATCGTTCTGGAAGTATGGATGATGAAAAAATTAATCCACCTGAACCTATTTCAACTGTACTCGATGCTGCTAGACAATATGTGCAGAAAATTGGTGAACAGGGAAAAATTGGAATTGCATCCTTTGCTGGAACCGCGACAATTGACCAGCCAATTACCTCAATTCGAAGTGAAGCACTACAGGCACTAGATATGGTTCGAATTGGTACAGATGGTATTCAGCACACAAACATAGCAAGTGCGCTCGATGCTGCACGTGCTGAATTTTCATCTCAAAATATCCTTGGAAATGATTCTGATAAAATCGCTATTTTACTCACTGATGGCGTAACAACTCGGCCACTTAATCCAAAGAATGCTACAGACATGGCATATGCAAAACAAGCAGCTGAAATTGCTGCTGCCGAACTAAAGGTAACTGGTGCACATGTATTCTCGATTGGCTTGGGAAGAGAGGTGGATATTTCGTTACTTAAAATCATTGCATCAGACGAAGCTTCGTATTATGCAGCACCAACTGCTCAATCAGTTGCTGGAATTTATGACAGGATTGCTTCTCGAATTTGCGTCCAGTCCCCAGTCATTCAACTTATTCCTAGGATACTTCCGTAA